The proteins below come from a single Mucilaginibacter mali genomic window:
- a CDS encoding contact-dependent growth inhibition system immunity protein: MKLEQNWRSKSVTVLENSDYGDPETAPTPLVKRCLEYVRIPVGNLDIEQLRLLIGQQIGLPYLIVQALTHLEKDILSEGDFYPGDLLKSIISVDVLFWKAHSDLYRQLKTLIKKNKQKIAGEGINITSFLNYQ, encoded by the coding sequence ATGAAGCTTGAGCAAAACTGGCGGAGTAAATCGGTAACAGTACTTGAAAACAGCGATTATGGCGACCCGGAAACCGCTCCGACACCGCTTGTAAAACGCTGCCTGGAATATGTGCGTATACCTGTCGGTAATTTAGATATCGAACAATTGCGATTACTTATTGGCCAGCAAATTGGCTTGCCCTATTTAATTGTACAAGCGTTAACCCATCTGGAAAAAGATATACTATCGGAGGGAGATTTTTATCCGGGTGATTTATTAAAAAGTATAATTTCGGTTGATGTTTTGTTTTGGAAAGCGCATTCTGATTTATATAGACAGCTAAAAACGCTTATCAAGAAAAACAAACAAAAAATAGCCGGGGAGGGTATTAACATTACCTCATTTTTGAATTATCAATAA
- a CDS encoding TIGR02117 family protein, with translation MNKIVKKILKTIVWTIGSLLAFIILYLCSTYILSHISTNKEDNVTADVPIYILTNGVHTDIVVPVKYGQTNWSHEIKFSNTISKDTTATLIAFGWGDKGFYLNTPTWAQLKFSVAFKAATGLSTSAIHATFYKSLTEGPDCHRIWISNSQYARLCSYIQSSFKTDPAGHTINIPTTANYNNNDAFYDAKRRYNLFYTCNTWANNALKAAGQKACIWTPFDKGIFYMYKDQPAK, from the coding sequence TTGAATAAGATTGTAAAGAAAATACTGAAAACCATTGTCTGGACTATCGGCAGTTTACTGGCTTTTATTATACTTTATCTATGCTCAACCTATATTCTCTCGCATATCAGCACCAACAAAGAGGATAATGTTACCGCCGATGTTCCCATCTATATCCTTACCAATGGTGTGCACACCGATATTGTGGTACCGGTAAAATATGGCCAAACCAACTGGAGCCACGAGATAAAGTTTAGCAACACTATCAGCAAGGATACAACTGCCACGCTGATTGCTTTTGGCTGGGGCGATAAGGGTTTTTATCTGAATACACCCACCTGGGCGCAACTCAAGTTCAGCGTAGCCTTTAAGGCAGCAACCGGCCTAAGTACATCCGCTATACATGCTACCTTTTACAAGAGTTTAACCGAAGGCCCCGATTGTCACCGGATATGGATCAGCAACAGCCAGTACGCGCGACTATGCAGTTACATACAAAGCAGCTTCAAAACCGATCCGGCCGGACATACCATCAATATCCCAACCACGGCCAACTACAACAACAACGATGCTTTTTACGATGCTAAACGTCGTTATAACCTTTTTTACACCTGCAACACCTGGGCCAACAACGCCCTGAAAGCAGCCGGACAAAAAGCCTGCATATGGACGCCATTTGACAAGGGAATATTTTATATGTATAAAGATCAGCCTGCCAAATGA
- the aroB gene encoding 3-dehydroquinate synthase — protein MDTLDISMDTINSIGYPIYFNDSLAELAAFIERGNYSKFFVLTDEHTGKFCLPVLQKYLGEDAKYDLIEISSGEENKTIDFCVGIWKMLIDFGADRNSLLVNLGGGVISDMGGFAASTYKRGIDFVHVPTTLLSQVDASVGGKTGVDLDSIKNIIGTFAQPKAVFMEHSFISTLPPRQILSGLAEMLKHGLIADAEYWNELKMSDLKSPSAGLVYQSVNIKNDVVIEDPKEKGIRKALNFGHTIGHAVETYSLEHDENPLTHGEAIAIGMICESWLSHKRTGLSIEELNEIVEVFSGLYPRYTIEASCHGELYSLMQKDKKNHGSKINCSLISSIGRHAIDNICTEAELCSSLQYYSSLA, from the coding sequence ATGGATACTTTAGACATTTCGATGGATACTATTAATAGCATCGGCTACCCTATATATTTTAACGACAGCCTGGCCGAACTGGCCGCCTTTATTGAAAGAGGCAACTACTCAAAGTTTTTTGTTTTAACAGATGAGCATACCGGCAAATTTTGCCTGCCTGTGCTGCAAAAATACCTGGGCGAAGATGCCAAATACGACCTGATAGAGATATCATCGGGCGAGGAAAATAAAACCATTGATTTTTGTGTGGGGATTTGGAAAATGCTGATCGATTTCGGCGCCGACCGCAATAGCCTGCTGGTTAATTTAGGCGGCGGTGTCATCAGTGATATGGGCGGCTTCGCGGCATCAACCTATAAACGTGGTATCGATTTTGTACACGTGCCCACTACCCTGCTTTCGCAGGTAGATGCGTCGGTTGGTGGAAAGACCGGGGTTGACCTGGATAGCATTAAAAACATTATAGGCACCTTCGCGCAGCCTAAAGCAGTGTTTATGGAGCATAGCTTTATCAGCACCCTGCCACCGCGCCAAATACTATCGGGCCTGGCCGAAATGCTGAAGCACGGCCTGATTGCCGATGCAGAGTACTGGAACGAACTTAAAATGAGCGACCTCAAATCGCCATCGGCCGGGTTGGTTTACCAATCGGTAAATATTAAAAACGATGTGGTTATTGAAGACCCCAAGGAAAAAGGCATCCGCAAGGCGCTAAACTTTGGGCATACCATTGGCCACGCGGTTGAAACCTACTCGCTTGAGCATGATGAAAACCCGCTTACCCACGGCGAAGCCATAGCGATAGGCATGATCTGCGAGTCGTGGTTATCGCATAAGCGCACCGGCTTAAGTATTGAGGAGTTGAACGAGATTGTAGAAGTTTTCTCTGGCTTATACCCCCGTTACACCATTGAAGCATCGTGCCACGGCGAGTTGTACAGCCTGATGCAAAAGGATAAAAAGAACCATGGCTCAAAGATCAACTGCTCGCTCATCAGCAGCATTGGCCGGCATGCTATTGATAATATTTGTACCGAAGCTGAACTTTGCAGCAGCCTGCAATACTATTCGTCGCTTGCCTAA
- a CDS encoding RNA-binding S4 domain-containing protein, with the protein MIEFQLQGEYIPLIQLLKATNLVSTGGEAQIVVSEGLVKYNGTVDYRKRLKVKQRDVIEFDGKKIIVI; encoded by the coding sequence ATGATAGAGTTTCAATTACAGGGCGAATACATTCCGCTGATACAATTATTAAAAGCAACCAACCTGGTAAGTACCGGTGGCGAGGCCCAGATAGTCGTATCTGAAGGATTAGTAAAATACAACGGCACTGTTGATTACCGCAAACGCCTGAAAGTGAAGCAACGCGACGTGATTGAGTTTGACGGCAAAAAGATCATAGTGATATAA
- a CDS encoding proline dehydrogenase family protein codes for MITNKPEENPVGGKLSFENTEIAFKHASNNDLKRAYWLFRAININFLVKIGPPITNFAMNIGLPIKGIIKATIFKQFCGGETIAECDPTIKNLASGGVGTILDYSVEGEDDEQVFDETRDEIIRTIIRATGDKTVPITVFKITGVGRFGLLEKLDAKQTLTAEEEMEWQKVQARVKAICEKAFTANVPIMIDAEESWIQNTIDGLAIDMMRAYNKAKIIVYNTYQLYRHDKLASLMSDFAVAEAEGFILGAKLVRGAYMEKERKRAAEKGYESPIQPDKESADRDYDAALYFCIENIEKLAIVAGTHNEQSCKMLAALLDEHQIPHNHPHVYCSQLLGMSDNLSFNLANAGYNVAKYVPYGPVKAVLPYLFRRAQENTAIAGQMSRELNLIIKEKKRRGI; via the coding sequence ATGATAACCAATAAACCAGAAGAGAATCCCGTTGGGGGTAAACTATCATTTGAAAATACCGAAATAGCGTTTAAACACGCGAGTAATAACGACCTGAAGCGTGCCTACTGGCTTTTCAGGGCCATAAATATCAATTTTTTGGTAAAGATCGGTCCGCCGATAACCAACTTTGCCATGAATATAGGCTTGCCCATAAAAGGTATTATTAAGGCCACCATATTTAAGCAATTTTGTGGCGGCGAAACCATTGCCGAATGCGACCCCACCATCAAAAACCTGGCATCAGGCGGGGTGGGTACCATCCTCGATTATTCGGTTGAAGGCGAAGACGATGAGCAGGTGTTTGACGAAACCCGCGACGAGATCATCCGGACCATCATCCGCGCCACCGGCGACAAAACCGTACCCATAACCGTTTTTAAAATAACAGGTGTAGGCCGTTTCGGTTTGCTGGAAAAGCTGGATGCCAAACAAACCCTTACCGCCGAAGAGGAGATGGAATGGCAAAAGGTACAGGCACGCGTAAAAGCTATCTGCGAGAAGGCTTTTACTGCTAACGTCCCCATCATGATAGATGCCGAGGAAAGCTGGATCCAAAATACCATCGACGGTTTGGCCATTGACATGATGCGTGCTTATAATAAAGCCAAGATCATCGTATATAATACTTACCAACTGTATCGGCACGATAAGCTGGCATCGCTGATGAGTGATTTCGCGGTAGCCGAAGCCGAAGGCTTTATCCTTGGTGCTAAACTGGTGCGGGGCGCTTACATGGAAAAAGAGCGTAAACGCGCCGCCGAAAAAGGTTACGAATCGCCGATACAGCCCGATAAGGAATCAGCCGACCGGGATTATGATGCCGCCTTATACTTCTGTATTGAAAACATTGAAAAGCTGGCAATAGTAGCCGGTACCCATAACGAGCAAAGTTGCAAAATGCTGGCTGCTTTGTTAGATGAACACCAGATACCACACAATCATCCGCATGTTTACTGCTCGCAGTTGCTGGGTATGAGCGATAACCTGAGTTTTAACCTGGCCAACGCGGGCTACAATGTAGCTAAATATGTTCCGTACGGGCCGGTTAAGGCGGTGTTGCCGTACCTGTTCCGCCGTGCGCAGGAGAATACGGCCATTGCCGGGCAAATGAGCCGCGAGCTGAACCTGATCATCAAAGAGAAAAAGCGCCGCGGTATTTAA
- a CDS encoding DinB family protein, translating into MENLLQLQYQNIQGARDALFSYCSNMASAHLFKPVAEFNNNTIVSLMVHSANTYLHWLVFFDTQHPVEYFNDEDIKSIEQIRAIYQKIDEQVAMFLDKYKADYTQPITQYPRSRKALLNTTPLQLFTHVITHEFHHKGQILTMSRLMGYIPADTDVIRT; encoded by the coding sequence ATGGAAAACCTGCTGCAATTGCAATATCAAAATATACAGGGCGCCAGAGACGCGCTGTTTAGCTATTGCAGCAACATGGCCAGCGCCCATCTGTTTAAGCCTGTTGCCGAATTTAATAATAACACCATCGTTAGCCTGATGGTACATTCGGCCAATACCTATTTGCACTGGCTGGTATTTTTTGATACGCAGCACCCGGTTGAGTATTTTAACGATGAGGATATTAAAAGTATAGAACAGATCCGTGCCATCTATCAAAAAATAGATGAACAGGTGGCAATGTTTCTTGATAAATACAAGGCAGACTATACCCAGCCCATCACCCAATATCCGCGCAGCAGGAAGGCCCTGTTAAATACCACGCCTTTACAGTTGTTCACCCATGTTATCACGCACGAGTTTCACCACAAGGGGCAAATACTAACCATGAGCCGGCTGATGGGCTACATCCCGGCTGATACCGATGTGATCCGCACTTAA
- a CDS encoding HAD family hydrolase, which produces MQPIKNIIFDYGNVIFSIDFSRTQNAFNALGVNNSGEFFGHLQQDAIFDAYDKGEITSVQFRDHIRAAAGNKNLSDEQIDAAWNSLLLGIAEGNHDLLLKLKGKYRTFLMSNINDIHYTHIMNYLRREFNFEGNDHLFEKVYYSHLVGKRKPNADFFQQILDENNLDPAETLFIDDSPQHLEGAKKLGIHTYLMKAPDTIQKFANENLL; this is translated from the coding sequence ATGCAGCCCATCAAAAACATCATCTTCGATTACGGTAACGTCATCTTCAGCATAGATTTTTCACGCACGCAAAATGCATTTAATGCCTTAGGGGTCAATAATTCGGGCGAGTTTTTTGGCCACCTGCAACAGGACGCGATCTTTGACGCTTATGATAAGGGCGAGATCACTTCAGTCCAATTCCGCGACCATATCAGGGCCGCGGCAGGTAATAAAAATCTGAGCGACGAGCAAATTGATGCGGCTTGGAACAGTTTATTGCTGGGTATTGCCGAGGGTAATCACGACCTTTTATTGAAACTAAAGGGCAAATACCGCACCTTTTTAATGAGCAATATCAATGATATCCACTACACTCATATCATGAACTACCTGCGCCGCGAGTTCAATTTCGAGGGTAACGATCACCTGTTCGAAAAGGTGTACTATTCGCACCTGGTAGGTAAGCGCAAACCCAATGCCGATTTCTTTCAGCAAATACTGGACGAAAACAACCTCGATCCCGCCGAAACCTTGTTTATTGATGATAGTCCGCAACACCTGGAGGGTGCAAAAAAATTAGGCATCCACACGTACCTGATGAAAGCTCCGGATACGATCCAAAAATTTGCTAACGAAAACTTGTTGTAG
- a CDS encoding glycoside hydrolase produces MFKNIYFLILGLVPGLSALAQTVPAKLYTVSINMNQTAQTIDNIGASGCWFSEGIGKYWPSEKKERIAELLFSQKTDVQGAPLGIGLSAWRFNIGAGTFEQGDSSHIRDFRRRTECFLNRDGTYDWTKQAGYQFFLQKAHDYGVPNLIAFSNSPPVQFTKNGLGFKTEHDFKANLKDDDYDAYTKFLTDVLKHFEDKGLHFNYISPVNEPQWDWSHTDKKGDQEGSPWQNGEIYHVARSLNSALDKARVNTKILLTEAGKLTYLYGDKGPAAHQLQYFFSGTGTYNLRKLNHVPAILGGHSYFSETNDSTLIDTRAQLAGQFKKHKVNYWQTEYSMLGDGYKDGAKGRRTAMDCALFLAKVIHTDLTVGNATAWQYWNAYEPGNADFDTRYYLIALKAAPDFKDGEFTATKNLWALGSYSRFVRPGMKRVITSLNTANDKLLISAYTDNKQLIVVSINYDTTDVALNVDVANAKKKYTVQTQYLTANGSELNMAPSPKQAYGQQITLPARSISTIVIN; encoded by the coding sequence ATGTTTAAGAACATCTATTTTTTAATACTTGGCCTTGTCCCCGGCTTATCTGCTTTGGCCCAAACAGTACCGGCTAAACTATATACCGTTAGTATCAACATGAACCAAACGGCCCAAACCATAGATAATATCGGAGCTTCAGGCTGTTGGTTTTCGGAGGGAATAGGCAAATACTGGCCGTCGGAGAAAAAGGAACGCATTGCCGAATTATTGTTCAGCCAAAAAACAGATGTGCAAGGCGCGCCTTTGGGTATAGGGCTATCGGCATGGCGTTTCAACATTGGCGCGGGTACCTTTGAGCAGGGCGACAGCAGCCATATTAGGGATTTTAGAAGGCGTACCGAATGCTTTTTAAACCGTGATGGGACATACGATTGGACAAAGCAGGCGGGCTACCAGTTTTTCCTGCAAAAAGCGCATGATTATGGCGTACCCAATTTGATCGCCTTTTCAAATTCGCCCCCGGTGCAGTTTACCAAAAATGGCCTGGGTTTTAAAACCGAGCACGATTTTAAAGCTAACCTTAAAGACGATGATTATGATGCTTACACCAAATTCCTTACCGATGTGCTTAAGCACTTTGAAGATAAGGGCTTGCATTTTAATTATATCAGCCCGGTGAACGAACCGCAGTGGGATTGGTCGCACACGGATAAAAAAGGCGACCAGGAAGGATCGCCATGGCAAAATGGGGAAATATACCATGTAGCCCGATCGTTAAACTCCGCGTTGGATAAGGCCCGTGTAAACACAAAGATATTGCTGACCGAAGCCGGCAAACTCACCTATTTATACGGCGATAAAGGGCCGGCAGCACACCAGTTACAATATTTTTTTAGCGGTACCGGCACTTACAACCTGCGCAAACTAAATCATGTCCCCGCTATACTTGGCGGGCACAGCTATTTTAGCGAAACCAATGATAGCACCCTGATCGATACGCGCGCGCAGTTGGCCGGTCAATTTAAAAAACACAAGGTAAACTACTGGCAAACCGAATACTCCATGCTGGGCGATGGTTATAAAGATGGGGCTAAGGGCCGAAGAACAGCCATGGATTGTGCTTTATTTTTGGCTAAAGTGATACATACCGATCTTACGGTTGGTAATGCCACTGCCTGGCAATACTGGAATGCTTACGAACCAGGCAATGCCGACTTTGACACCCGCTACTATTTAATAGCGCTTAAAGCAGCGCCCGATTTTAAAGATGGCGAATTTACCGCTACTAAAAACCTTTGGGCGCTGGGCAGTTACAGCCGGTTTGTACGCCCGGGCATGAAACGCGTAATTACCAGCTTAAATACCGCCAACGATAAACTATTGATAAGCGCTTACACCGATAACAAACAATTGATAGTAGTTAGCATTAATTACGACACTACCGATGTGGCGCTAAATGTTGATGTAGCCAACGCGAAAAAGAAATACACCGTACAAACCCAATATTTAACTGCAAATGGTAGTGAGTTAAATATGGCGCCTTCGCCAAAACAAGCCTATGGGCAGCAAATTACTTTGCCGGCAAGGTCGATATCTACCATTGTTATTAATTAA
- a CDS encoding inorganic phosphate transporter, with translation MLHTLQMISLPFIGDIDLSGAILFVFFICFFAVVCFEFVNGFHDTANAVATVIYTRALKPAYAIPWSGLWNFMGVFLGGVAVAMGILKLVPLNELMALPVNTGACFVLAVLLGSIIWNLGTWYLGIPCSSSHTLIGAMIGSSLAFTLYYNSKGVNWEKAGEIGSSLVLSPLVGFGLAWMLMYLLKNVFKAAHLFHIPQGDTDKPPLLTRLLLITTCTLVSFFHGSNDGQKGVGLLMLILIAFLPAKFAVNHAIPDQYILSNLNRTELVIQKYNGNTTADQKLITDMKSAITQSKALIDLKDPKHKANTFAFRKQLQTVIKNTKALLGDDKNIGFSSADKDVLHQSAEELTKVTDFAPVWVIAIISFSLGLGTMIGWKRIVVTIGEKIGNQHLNYAQGATAEIVAASTIGLSTGFGLPVSTTHVLSSGIAGAMVASDGTKNLNNGTIKSIAIAWVLTLPVSIALSFLLFMLFHLFV, from the coding sequence ATGTTGCACACCCTCCAAATGATCTCGCTTCCCTTTATCGGGGATATTGATTTAAGCGGCGCAATTCTTTTTGTTTTCTTTATCTGCTTCTTCGCTGTTGTCTGCTTCGAATTTGTGAATGGTTTTCACGATACGGCCAACGCGGTAGCCACTGTGATTTATACCCGTGCGCTTAAACCGGCCTATGCTATACCATGGTCGGGCCTTTGGAATTTTATGGGCGTGTTTTTAGGCGGTGTAGCTGTGGCTATGGGTATTTTAAAGCTGGTACCTTTAAACGAGTTGATGGCGCTGCCGGTTAATACCGGCGCCTGCTTTGTACTGGCCGTTTTGTTAGGCTCTATTATCTGGAACCTGGGTACCTGGTATTTGGGTATCCCTTGTTCAAGCTCGCATACATTGATTGGCGCTATGATAGGCTCCAGCCTGGCATTTACCTTATATTATAATAGCAAAGGCGTTAACTGGGAAAAGGCCGGCGAGATCGGCTCGTCTCTGGTACTTTCACCTTTGGTAGGTTTTGGTTTGGCCTGGATGCTGATGTACCTGCTAAAGAACGTGTTTAAAGCCGCGCACCTGTTCCATATTCCCCAGGGCGATACCGATAAACCACCGCTGTTAACCCGCTTATTGCTGATCACCACCTGTACGTTGGTTAGCTTTTTTCATGGTAGTAACGATGGGCAAAAGGGCGTGGGCCTGTTGATGCTTATCCTTATCGCTTTTCTGCCTGCCAAGTTCGCGGTCAATCATGCTATCCCAGATCAGTATATATTAAGCAACCTGAATAGAACAGAATTGGTCATCCAGAAATATAACGGCAACACCACAGCCGATCAGAAACTGATCACAGATATGAAGTCGGCTATCACCCAGTCAAAAGCATTGATCGATCTGAAGGATCCAAAGCATAAGGCCAATACCTTCGCTTTCCGCAAGCAGTTACAAACAGTAATTAAAAACACCAAAGCCTTATTGGGCGATGATAAAAATATCGGCTTCAGCAGTGCCGATAAGGACGTGTTGCACCAGTCGGCAGAGGAGTTAACTAAAGTTACCGATTTTGCCCCGGTATGGGTGATCGCTATCATTTCGTTCTCCTTAGGTTTAGGTACTATGATCGGCTGGAAGCGCATAGTAGTTACCATTGGCGAAAAGATAGGCAACCAGCACCTTAACTACGCGCAGGGCGCTACGGCCGAAATTGTTGCTGCGTCAACCATCGGCCTAAGTACAGGCTTCGGCTTGCCGGTAAGTACCACGCACGTATTGTCCAGCGGTATCGCAGGCGCCATGGTCGCGTCGGATGGTACTAAAAACTTAAATAACGGTACTATCAAAAGCATCGCCATAGCCTGGGTGCTTACCTTGCCAGTATCTATCGCGTTATCATTCCTGCTGTTCATGCTCTTCCATTTGTTTGTGTAA
- a CDS encoding universal stress protein, with amino-acid sequence MKQILVATDFSAAAANAMAYAMELAKTLATEVCVIHAIHPTEGIDNNTYNAIFIEDYYTNKRQALKDWVVAYTDNEAYKDVEVTTLCAVGFLKNVIGRYIDENPVELLVMGITGATGITGIVGSNVSIIVSKVKIPTLIIPLESKFSKVPAITLATDYETRLSAQDVNALNEMTRAFGSEKIKVLYVVERSDSKYLETREHQLKDLIKHTSLEFNYINNARPLNGIIDFVEAHDTDLLCLVKHHHNIVYRLFNRSMVNQVMNKSVKAILVLHE; translated from the coding sequence ATGAAACAGATCCTTGTAGCTACCGACTTTTCTGCCGCCGCGGCCAATGCTATGGCTTATGCCATGGAACTTGCCAAAACGCTGGCTACCGAAGTTTGTGTGATACACGCCATACACCCTACCGAGGGCATCGACAATAATACCTATAACGCCATTTTTATTGAAGATTACTACACCAATAAAAGGCAGGCACTTAAAGATTGGGTAGTAGCTTATACCGATAACGAGGCTTATAAAGATGTAGAAGTAACTACGCTTTGCGCGGTAGGCTTCCTGAAAAATGTGATCGGCCGTTATATTGACGAGAACCCGGTTGAATTATTGGTGATGGGCATTACCGGCGCTACCGGCATTACGGGTATTGTAGGTAGTAACGTAAGTATAATTGTATCTAAGGTGAAAATACCCACGCTGATCATTCCGCTGGAAAGCAAGTTTTCAAAAGTTCCGGCTATAACGCTGGCTACCGATTATGAAACGCGGCTATCGGCCCAGGACGTTAACGCGCTAAACGAAATGACCAGGGCTTTTGGCTCGGAAAAAATAAAAGTGCTTTACGTGGTTGAACGATCAGATAGCAAATACCTGGAAACCCGTGAGCATCAGCTGAAGGACCTGATAAAACATACTTCGCTGGAGTTTAATTATATTAACAACGCAAGGCCGTTAAACGGTATTATTGATTTTGTGGAAGCGCACGATACCGACCTGCTTTGTTTGGTCAAGCATCACCATAATATTGTATACCGTTTGTTTAATCGCAGCATGGTAAACCAGGTGATGAATAAATCGGTAAAGGCGATATTGGTATTGCATGAATAG
- a CDS encoding GDSL-type esterase/lipase family protein has translation MFWYEDEVRRLESKINQSKNRPVTLFYGSSSFRLWPDLENDFAAFDPVNLGFGGSTLAACTWFFNRTVAPYNPRAIVIYAGDNDLGDGRHPEEIFIYFQQLAVLIKDRFGDIPCFFISIKPSLARWDLIDALKYTNNIIESEIIRQDENWSFINIFQLMLKKDGRPNEIYFEKDGLHLTKAGYTLWKSVIEVKLSSILHPGLT, from the coding sequence ATGTTTTGGTATGAGGATGAAGTAAGGCGGCTGGAAAGCAAGATAAATCAAAGCAAAAACCGCCCGGTTACTTTATTTTATGGTAGCTCATCGTTTAGGTTATGGCCCGACCTGGAGAATGACTTCGCGGCCTTTGATCCGGTTAATTTAGGTTTCGGTGGATCGACGCTTGCCGCCTGCACCTGGTTTTTTAATCGCACGGTTGCTCCATACAATCCGCGGGCCATCGTAATTTATGCCGGCGATAACGATCTGGGCGATGGCCGCCATCCCGAAGAGATCTTCATTTATTTTCAGCAACTGGCCGTTTTAATAAAAGACCGGTTTGGGGATATCCCCTGCTTTTTTATCTCCATTAAACCAAGCCTGGCCCGCTGGGACCTGATAGACGCGCTGAAATACACCAATAATATTATTGAAAGCGAGATCATCCGCCAGGATGAGAACTGGAGCTTCATCAACATTTTTCAGCTCATGCTGAAAAAGGACGGCCGCCCTAACGAAATTTATTTTGAAAAGGATGGCCTGCACCTCACCAAAGCGGGCTACACCCTTTGGAAAAGCGTAATTGAAGTTAAACTTTCGTCAATTCTTCATCCCGGATTAACATAA
- a CDS encoding esterase family protein, whose amino-acid sequence MNRNYLQWYSPALQKNMELLVFGHSGDSILFFPARMGRFYDYENWRVIEAMRPKIENGSVQIYCIDSNDRESFYDPVAHPYYRIQRQIQYEHYILDEVLPFIKTKNHDAPIVAAGCSLGAYHAVNTALRHPGIFKKVVAMSGRYDLTRQIGHYNDLLGNYWDENIYFNMPLQYLPNLTDENLLRELSHTDLVLVVGNEDVVKDSNTALHQLLISKGINSTMYLWEHEAHQARAWRQMVAIYL is encoded by the coding sequence ATGAATAGAAATTACTTACAATGGTATAGCCCGGCGCTTCAAAAAAACATGGAATTATTGGTTTTTGGGCACAGCGGCGACTCCATCTTATTTTTCCCCGCCCGCATGGGGCGCTTTTACGATTACGAGAACTGGAGAGTGATTGAGGCCATGCGCCCGAAAATAGAAAACGGATCGGTGCAGATCTACTGTATCGATAGTAACGACCGTGAAAGCTTTTACGATCCGGTGGCGCACCCTTACTACCGTATCCAAAGGCAAATACAATACGAGCACTATATCTTAGATGAGGTTTTGCCTTTCATCAAAACTAAAAATCACGATGCGCCTATTGTGGCTGCCGGTTGCAGCCTGGGCGCCTACCACGCTGTAAATACAGCATTAAGGCATCCCGGCATCTTTAAAAAAGTGGTGGCTATGAGTGGCCGTTACGACCTTACCCGGCAAATAGGGCATTATAACGATCTGCTGGGTAATTACTGGGACGAGAACATCTACTTTAACATGCCCCTGCAATACCTCCCCAACCTTACCGACGAAAACCTGCTGCGCGAGCTTTCACACACCGACCTGGTTTTGGTGGTGGGGAACGAGGACGTGGTAAAAGACAGCAACACGGCGCTGCATCAACTTCTTATTTCAAAGGGCATAAATTCAACCATGTACTTGTGGGAGCACGAAGCGCACCAGGCCCGGGCATGGCGGCAAATGGTTGCTATATATTTATAA